One segment of Opisthocomus hoazin isolate bOpiHoa1 chromosome 22, bOpiHoa1.hap1, whole genome shotgun sequence DNA contains the following:
- the SOWAHA gene encoding LOW QUALITY PROTEIN: ankyrin repeat domain-containing protein SOWAHA (The sequence of the model RefSeq protein was modified relative to this genomic sequence to represent the inferred CDS: deleted 1 base in 1 codon): MAELDLSPAAVLGFLRERGGRVRNAELVSTFRPLLEAGGEAEEERAERRERFKAAVNAVAVVKESGGVRFVVLRRHLRSAPPPGVALAPGGDGGATEPGPGPTGRLSPGPPAELPGPPEELPAPRAVAELRGLFQGGGGAVPLPAGAGGPRREPLPKPCMLPVRCVPPAAAPGPPEEPGSPLSPPPLPEEEEEAGSRSPGLQRGARSHRAGEETAAVPLEEAEHRWLVMAAGGQWTQQLHGLLLGDASLAARRDFISGFTALHWAAKSGNCDMVTNVIRAAEKGGARVNVDARSHGGYTALHLAAIHGQEKIITMLVYSYHAKTDLRDYSGKKPHQYLKEGTSSTVRRLLGDPSVHHNAEPSVPIKKTTKLAASILSSTSTFLGVISDDMAFYDLTKGLRKPSSLNKLLAATTGPRRKPKTRRGFPSYSSLSEVTEEEEEELVMKRRPVSELFFGH; the protein is encoded by the exons ATGGCGGAGCTCGACCTCAGCCCGGCGGCCGTGCTGGGCTTCctgcgggagcgcggcgggcgggTGCGCAACGCCGAGCTGGTGAGCACCTTCCGTCCGCTGCTGGAGGCCGgcggggaggcggaggaggagcgggcggagcggcgggagcgCTTCAAGGCGGCGGTGAACGCCGTGGCGGTGGTGAAGGAGAGCGGCGGCGTCCGGTTCGTCGTCCTGCGGAGGCACCTGCGCTCCGCCCCGCCGCCAGGGGTCGCGCTGGCGCCGGGGGGCGATGGCGGCGCCACCGAGCCCGGCCCGGGCCCCACCGGGAGGCTCAGCCCGGGGCCCCCCGCGGAGCTGCCCGGGCCCCCCGAGGAGCTGCCGGCGCCGCGGGCCGTGGCCGAGCTGCGGGGCCTCTtccagggcggcggcggcgcggttCCCCTGCCCGCCGgcgcgggcgggccccggcgggaGCCGCTCCCCAAGCCCTGCATGCTGCCGGTGCGCTGcgtgccgcccgccgccgccccggggccgcccgagGAGCCGGGGTCCCCGCTGTCACCCCCACcgctgccggaggaggaggaggaggccgggtCGCGCTCGCCTGGGCTGCAGCGAGGGGCCAGGAGCCATCGGGCCGGCGAGGAGACGGCAGCGGTGCCGCTGGAGGAGGCCGAGCACCGGTGGCTGGTGATGGCGGCCGGCGGGCAGTGGACCCAGCAGCTCCACGGGCTGCTGCTGGGTGACGCCAGCTTGGCGGCCCGGAGGGACTTCATCTCGGGCTTCACCGCCCTGCACTGGGCAGCCAAGAGCGGCAACTGCGACATGGTGACAAACGTCATCAGGGCGGCCGAGAAG GGGGGGGCCCGCGTCAACGTGGACGCCAGGTCGCACGGCGGGTACACGGCGCTCCACCTGGCCGCCATCCACGGCCAGGAGAAGATCATCACCATGCTGGTCTACAGCTACCACGCCAAGACCGACCTGAGGGACTACAGCGGGAAGAAGCCGCACCAGTACTTGAAGGAAGGGACCTCCTCTACGGTCCGGCGCTTGCTGGGGGACCCCAGCGTTCACCACAACGCGGAGCCCTCGGTGCCCATCAAGAAGACCACCAAGCTTGCGGCTTCAATCTTGAGCTCCACTAGCACTTTCCTGGGGGTCATATCCGACGACATGGCTTTCTACGACCTCACCAAAGGCTTAAGGAAGCCGTCGTCCTTGAACAAGCTCCTGGCTGCCACTACGGGCCCGAGGAGGAAGCCAAAGACCAGACGGGGCTTCCCTTCATATTCCTCCCTCTCCGAGGtaacggaggaggaggaggaggagctcgTCATGAAACGCAGACCCGTGTCCGAGCTGTTCTTTGGCCACTAG